A window of the Cystobacter fuscus genome harbors these coding sequences:
- a CDS encoding prolyl oligopeptidase family serine peptidase, which yields MTPATLPVLAAILTATASTLAVESGYRTPPEPIASILAASPSPEVLVSPQHQSLALLGYESMPSIAQLSRPILRLAGYRIDPATTGQNEAQVWWLNALTLQDLATGRQSTVRLPEGTRYSQLRWSPDGRRLALVLERPKELELWVVEQDGSARRLAGAVNAAFGTAYAWLPDGTGFIVRQVRADRGAPPVADGTPTGPIIEENSGQTRPARTNPDALRGPADEALFEYYFTGQLVRVALDGSAPRPIGTPGLIARFSVSPDSRYLLTETLKRPFSYLLPADNFPREIAVATLDGQRVRMVVDRPLADEVPIDMGSVVQGPREVDWRADAPATLAWAEALDGGNPKADVPFHDSLWMQAAPFKGAPVKLADLKERFHKVYWGRADHALVFERKWKTRTERRSVVNPSRPGTARLLLERNHQDQYGDPGAPLLETNAAGKPAMRYTADGRAFLVLGPGATKAGYFPFVNRQEVASGQVKRLWTAQAPYYERVEAVLDADGDRLLTQRQSATEVPNYWLRTVKDGKSRAITSFKDPAPVFAGVTQKQITYARADGLPLSGMLYLPAGYDPKRDGPLPTLLWAYPAEYTDASVAGQTVDMSNLFTRPEGFSHLFMLTQGYAVLDNPAMPIVGANGAEPNDTYVEQLRANAEAAVEALVKLGVGDRDRMAVGGHSYGAFMTANLLAHTDLFRAGVARSGAYNRTLTPFGFQFEERTYWKAPEIYTRMSPFTYADRIREPLLLIHGGADNNPGTFPIQSERFYAAIKGNGGTARYVVLPNEAHGYAARESIGHVNWETVKWLDRYVKNAPPRAPATAADTVR from the coding sequence ATGACCCCCGCCACCCTGCCCGTTCTCGCCGCGATCCTGACCGCCACGGCCTCGACGCTCGCGGTCGAAAGCGGCTACCGCACGCCCCCCGAGCCCATCGCGAGCATCCTCGCGGCCTCGCCCTCGCCCGAGGTGCTGGTGAGTCCCCAGCACCAGAGCCTCGCCCTGCTCGGCTACGAGAGCATGCCGAGCATCGCCCAGCTCTCCCGCCCCATCCTCCGGCTGGCCGGCTACCGCATCGACCCGGCCACCACGGGACAGAACGAGGCGCAGGTATGGTGGCTCAACGCGCTGACCCTCCAGGACCTGGCCACGGGCAGACAGAGCACGGTCCGCCTGCCCGAGGGCACGCGATACTCCCAGCTCCGGTGGTCGCCCGACGGGCGGCGACTCGCGCTTGTCCTCGAGCGGCCGAAGGAACTGGAGCTGTGGGTGGTGGAGCAGGACGGTTCGGCCCGGCGCCTCGCCGGGGCGGTCAACGCCGCCTTCGGCACGGCCTACGCCTGGTTGCCGGACGGCACCGGGTTCATCGTTCGGCAGGTGCGGGCGGACCGGGGCGCGCCTCCCGTCGCCGACGGCACGCCCACGGGGCCCATCATCGAGGAGAACTCCGGCCAGACCAGGCCCGCGCGCACCAACCCGGACGCGTTGCGCGGCCCGGCCGATGAGGCCCTGTTCGAGTACTACTTCACCGGCCAGCTCGTGCGCGTGGCCCTGGACGGCTCGGCGCCGCGCCCCATCGGCACGCCGGGGCTCATCGCCCGCTTCTCCGTGTCGCCCGACAGCCGCTACCTGCTCACCGAGACCCTCAAGCGGCCCTTCTCCTATCTGCTGCCCGCCGACAACTTCCCGCGGGAGATCGCGGTCGCGACGCTCGACGGGCAGCGCGTGCGGATGGTGGTCGACCGGCCGCTGGCGGACGAGGTGCCCATCGACATGGGCTCCGTCGTCCAGGGGCCGCGCGAGGTGGACTGGCGCGCGGATGCGCCCGCGACGCTCGCCTGGGCCGAGGCGCTCGATGGCGGCAACCCCAAGGCGGACGTGCCCTTCCACGACAGCCTGTGGATGCAGGCCGCGCCCTTCAAGGGGGCACCCGTCAAGCTCGCCGACCTGAAGGAACGCTTCCACAAGGTGTATTGGGGCCGCGCCGACCACGCTCTGGTGTTCGAGCGCAAGTGGAAGACGCGCACCGAGCGGCGCTCGGTGGTGAACCCCTCGCGGCCGGGGACGGCGCGGCTGCTGCTCGAGCGCAACCACCAGGATCAGTACGGCGATCCCGGCGCGCCGCTGCTCGAGACCAACGCCGCGGGCAAGCCGGCGATGCGCTACACGGCCGATGGACGCGCCTTCCTCGTACTGGGCCCGGGCGCGACGAAGGCGGGCTATTTTCCCTTCGTCAATCGGCAGGAGGTGGCCAGCGGCCAGGTGAAGCGGCTGTGGACCGCCCAGGCGCCCTACTACGAGCGCGTGGAGGCGGTGCTCGACGCGGACGGCGACCGCCTGCTCACGCAGCGCCAGAGCGCGACCGAGGTGCCCAACTACTGGCTGCGCACGGTGAAGGACGGCAAGAGCCGGGCGATCACCTCCTTCAAGGATCCGGCGCCGGTGTTCGCGGGGGTGACGCAAAAGCAGATCACCTACGCGCGCGCGGACGGGCTGCCGCTGTCGGGCATGCTCTATCTGCCAGCGGGCTACGACCCCAAGCGCGACGGGCCGCTGCCGACGCTGCTGTGGGCCTACCCGGCCGAGTACACCGATGCCAGTGTCGCCGGACAGACGGTGGACATGAGCAACCTCTTCACGCGACCCGAGGGCTTCAGCCACCTGTTCATGCTCACCCAGGGCTACGCGGTGCTGGACAATCCGGCGATGCCCATCGTCGGCGCGAACGGCGCCGAGCCCAACGACACTTATGTCGAACAGCTCCGGGCGAACGCCGAGGCGGCGGTGGAGGCGCTGGTGAAGCTGGGCGTGGGCGACCGCGACCGCATGGCGGTGGGGGGCCACAGCTACGGGGCCTTCATGACGGCGAACCTGCTGGCGCACACGGATCTGTTCCGCGCCGGCGTCGCGCGCTCGGGCGCCTACAACCGCACGCTCACCCCGTTCGGCTTCCAGTTCGAGGAGCGCACCTACTGGAAGGCGCCGGAGATCTATACGCGCATGAGCCCGTTCACCTACGCGGACCGGATCCGCGAGCCGCTGCTGCTCATCCACGGCGGAGCGGACAACAACCCGGGCACCTTCCCCATCCAGTCCGAGCGCTTCTACGCCGCGATCAAGGGCAACGGCGGCACGGCACGCTACGTCGTGCTGCCCAACGAGGCCCACGGCTACGCCGCCCGGGAGTCCATCGGGCACGTGAACTGGGAGACGGTGAAATGGT
- a CDS encoding DUF1028 domain-containing protein: MTSFKRGLLVVSSLMLASTSALAAAPAPTINPRLLGTRAIVACDPVEKSCGVASISFPAGISGLVPYGRPDVAVATMFYPSVDDAEAILARTAAGDTAQGAVDFVFSVDPYANYRQLAAVKLNPDGTVTVGQRTGEQNTEHRCAVKGATFVVQANNQTTPAMCGAMAQGFQEAKGSLPQRLLAALKAGALVGGDRNGERSGVIRVWSAENEAAFYTHVLVDAVVHGSSNALKELDVEMNRYQASVAAPYEADLIPLDSETSKYVKLVLSKLGYYNSRVDTSWSDADEQALHDFNWNNLFFLKPTVVVNGVRKIDRPLVRFLRNADLGALQPATTATP, translated from the coding sequence ATGACGTCCTTCAAGCGTGGCTTGCTCGTTGTCTCGTCCCTGATGCTCGCTTCCACGTCCGCCCTCGCGGCGGCACCGGCTCCCACCATCAACCCGCGGCTTCTGGGCACGCGCGCCATCGTCGCGTGCGACCCCGTGGAGAAGTCGTGCGGCGTGGCCAGCATCTCCTTCCCCGCGGGCATCAGCGGCCTGGTGCCCTACGGCCGTCCGGATGTGGCGGTGGCCACCATGTTCTACCCCTCGGTGGATGACGCCGAGGCGATCCTCGCCCGCACCGCTGCGGGCGACACGGCCCAGGGCGCCGTCGACTTCGTGTTCTCCGTGGACCCGTACGCGAACTACCGCCAGCTCGCCGCGGTGAAGCTCAACCCGGACGGCACCGTCACGGTGGGCCAGCGCACCGGCGAGCAGAACACCGAGCACCGCTGCGCCGTGAAGGGCGCCACCTTCGTGGTGCAGGCCAACAACCAGACCACCCCGGCTATGTGCGGGGCCATGGCCCAGGGCTTCCAGGAGGCCAAAGGCAGCCTGCCGCAGCGGCTGCTCGCGGCGCTCAAGGCGGGGGCCCTCGTGGGCGGTGACCGCAACGGCGAGCGCTCTGGCGTCATCCGCGTCTGGAGCGCGGAGAACGAAGCGGCCTTCTATACGCACGTGCTGGTGGACGCCGTGGTCCACGGCAGCTCGAATGCGCTGAAGGAGCTGGACGTGGAGATGAACCGCTACCAGGCCAGCGTCGCCGCGCCGTACGAAGCGGACCTCATCCCGCTCGACTCGGAGACCTCCAAGTACGTGAAGCTCGTGCTGAGCAAGCTCGGGTACTACAACAGCCGCGTGGACACCTCGTGGAGCGACGCCGACGAGCAGGCCCTGCACGACTTCAACTGGAACAACCTCTTCTTCCTCAAGCCCACCGTGGTGGTGAACGGCGTGCGGAAGATTGACAGGCCCCTGGTCCGGTTCCTGCGCAACGCGGACCTGGGCGCGCTCCAGCCCGCGACGACCGCGACCCCGTGA
- a CDS encoding sensor histidine kinase: MRASSDSTLGRIEDQDDPGPLLPLEMIWLYFVAPLATAPLLDKDFFTLSLAKSLQHVATGYPIFFTLALTLHSLYIWVMPGLVRRLRSPLAQGVLHVAVGSGVPLVMVILVIHPLKVRLGVGLRYSMAQDLLVATLVSWMFLFPGLLVQRLRNTAARIERRALLAQRAALEAQLSALQARIQPHFFFNSLNTVASLISENPELAERTLERLAELFRYALDSGKSRFVSLERELDMTRDYLAIQTARFGARLRTHLAVDEHVSGIPLPPLVLQPLVENAILHGMDRREGVSVRVLVRREETWLHLEVIDDGPGPGASEHQGAQTGVKDLRERLRLLYGEQGTLTLEPLPGGGCRARITLPSGGPPR; this comes from the coding sequence ATGCGCGCATCGTCCGACTCCACTCTGGGCCGCATCGAGGACCAGGATGATCCGGGTCCCCTGCTGCCCCTGGAGATGATCTGGCTGTACTTCGTCGCGCCGCTCGCCACCGCGCCCCTGCTCGACAAGGACTTCTTCACCCTGTCCCTCGCGAAGTCGCTCCAGCACGTCGCCACGGGCTACCCGATCTTCTTCACGCTGGCTCTCACCCTCCACTCCCTCTACATCTGGGTGATGCCCGGCCTCGTGAGGCGTCTGCGGTCGCCCCTGGCCCAGGGCGTGTTGCACGTCGCGGTGGGCTCCGGCGTTCCACTGGTGATGGTCATCCTCGTGATCCATCCACTCAAGGTGCGCCTGGGGGTAGGGCTGCGGTACTCGATGGCGCAAGACCTCCTGGTGGCCACGCTCGTCTCGTGGATGTTCCTGTTTCCCGGACTGCTCGTGCAGCGGTTGCGCAACACGGCGGCGCGCATCGAGCGGCGGGCCCTCCTGGCGCAGCGCGCCGCGCTCGAGGCCCAACTCTCGGCCCTCCAGGCCCGCATCCAGCCCCACTTCTTCTTCAACAGCCTCAACACCGTCGCCAGTCTCATCTCCGAGAATCCCGAGCTGGCGGAGCGGACCCTCGAGCGACTCGCGGAGCTCTTCCGCTATGCCCTGGACAGCGGGAAGAGCCGCTTCGTGAGCCTGGAGCGCGAGCTGGACATGACGCGCGACTACCTGGCCATCCAGACCGCCCGATTCGGCGCGCGCCTGCGCACGCACCTGGCCGTGGATGAGCATGTCTCCGGCATCCCCCTGCCCCCCCTGGTGCTCCAGCCCCTGGTGGAGAATGCCATCCTCCACGGCATGGACCGGCGCGAGGGCGTGAGTGTGCGGGTGCTCGTGCGGAGGGAGGAGACGTGGCTCCACCTCGAGGTCATCGATGATGGGCCGGGGCCCGGGGCATCCGAGCACCAGGGAGCCCAGACGGGCGTGAAGGATCTGCGCGAGCGACTGCGCCTGCTCTACGGCGAGCAAGGCACGCTCACGCTGGAGCCCTTGCCTGGAGGTGGGTGTCGTGCACGGATCACCCTCCCGAGCGGGGGGCCTCCCCGATGA
- a CDS encoding LytR/AlgR family response regulator transcription factor — MIVDDEEPARRRLSRLLSGLPDVEVVGDAGDGEEALRRVEELRPDLLLLDVRMPGMDGLALAQRYRELPPLIFVTAHDDYAVRAFEAHAVDYLLKPVRPERLADALERARGRLLAKQAAVARVLEAVAPVDSSCRIVTVSQGVFHFFDARSISRFWSSDKYTLFLADQREQCTEESLTQLEERLRSHGFLRVHRGELIQLTHVKAVHSRNGEHEVELQDGQLARVSRRSASTLKAALGMKAR, encoded by the coding sequence TTGATCGTCGATGATGAGGAGCCCGCGCGCCGCAGGCTCTCGCGGCTGTTGAGTGGTTTGCCCGACGTCGAGGTCGTCGGTGACGCCGGGGATGGCGAAGAGGCACTGCGACGGGTGGAGGAACTGCGGCCCGACCTGCTGCTGCTGGACGTGCGCATGCCTGGGATGGACGGGCTGGCACTCGCCCAGCGCTACCGGGAGCTACCGCCCCTCATCTTCGTCACCGCCCACGATGACTACGCGGTCCGGGCCTTCGAGGCCCATGCCGTCGACTATCTGCTCAAGCCCGTGCGTCCCGAGCGGCTCGCCGATGCGCTCGAGCGTGCCCGCGGGCGACTGCTCGCGAAGCAGGCCGCGGTGGCGCGCGTGCTGGAGGCCGTGGCGCCAGTGGACTCCTCGTGCCGCATCGTCACGGTGAGCCAGGGCGTCTTTCACTTCTTCGATGCCCGGTCCATCTCGCGTTTCTGGAGCAGTGACAAATACACGCTCTTCCTCGCGGATCAGCGGGAGCAGTGTACCGAGGAGTCGCTGACCCAGCTGGAGGAGCGGCTGCGGAGCCATGGCTTCCTGCGCGTTCACCGGGGCGAGCTGATTCAGCTCACCCACGTGAAGGCCGTGCACTCCCGGAACGGGGAGCATGAGGTCGAGCTTCAGGATGGGCAGCTCGCCCGCGTGAGCCGGCGCTCCGCGTCCACGCTCAAGGCCGCGCTGGGGATGAAGGCGCGGTAA
- a CDS encoding antibiotic biosynthesis monooxygenase family protein: MKRLLAAVLSSLVVTACGSETAAPPPTHEPETDPCQRGVLEPDFQASSALQGPGVDANGQLSPGSYIISSTYLRMRSTVEAQTEFDAAVVGLNETLPTQPGLMAVQFGGSESCNTKRTLTVWKDEASMYQFVASPAHRRAMLKVGVMSRGGGIVTSWAGDERGAIWSEAIEHLSRETRPTY, encoded by the coding sequence ATGAAGCGCCTGCTCGCCGCCGTTCTGTCGTCCCTCGTCGTCACCGCATGCGGATCCGAGACGGCCGCGCCGCCTCCCACCCACGAGCCCGAAACCGATCCCTGCCAGCGTGGGGTGCTGGAGCCAGACTTCCAGGCGTCCTCCGCGCTCCAGGGCCCGGGCGTGGACGCCAATGGCCAACTGAGCCCCGGTTCCTACATCATCAGCAGCACCTATCTGCGTATGCGGTCCACGGTAGAGGCTCAGACGGAGTTCGACGCGGCGGTGGTCGGCCTGAATGAAACCCTGCCGACGCAGCCCGGCCTGATGGCCGTCCAATTCGGTGGGTCCGAGTCCTGCAACACCAAACGGACACTGACGGTCTGGAAGGATGAGGCGTCCATGTACCAGTTCGTCGCCTCTCCGGCTCACCGCCGGGCCATGCTGAAGGTGGGGGTGATGAGCAGAGGGGGTGGCATCGTGACCTCCTGGGCGGGCGACGAGCGGGGCGCCATCTGGAGCGAGGCGATTGAGCATCTCTCGCGGGAGACGCGCCCCACCTACTGA
- a CDS encoding ArsR/SmtB family transcription factor — protein MDLVFKALADKSRRQLLDLLHQENGRTLGELCEHLDMSRQAVTKHLAVLEEANLVAVVWRGREKLHYLNPVPLHDIYERWIGKFERQRLRALHELKKGLEEDDDP, from the coding sequence ATGGATCTCGTGTTCAAGGCGCTCGCCGACAAGAGCCGCCGCCAGCTCCTGGATCTGCTGCACCAGGAGAACGGGCGGACGCTCGGGGAGCTCTGCGAGCACCTGGACATGTCGCGTCAGGCCGTCACCAAGCACCTGGCGGTGCTCGAGGAGGCCAACCTCGTCGCCGTCGTGTGGCGGGGCCGAGAGAAGCTGCACTACCTGAATCCCGTGCCGCTGCATGACATCTACGAGCGGTGGATCGGGAAGTTCGAGCGGCAGCGCCTGCGCGCGCTGCACGAGCTCAAGAAAGGGCTGGAAGAGGATGACGACCCGTAA
- a CDS encoding SRPBCC family protein, translated as MTTRKPQFVYVTYIQTTPEKVWAALQDPELTRQYWGMHKNVSDWKAGSRWAHQDYETNEVRVTGQVLESEPPKKLVLSWGSPEGRPGAEPPSKVTFLLEPFMGAVRLTVLHDELVEGGETMKGISQGWPAILSSLKSLLETGQPLVMTTKRWGR; from the coding sequence ATGACGACCCGTAAGCCGCAGTTCGTCTACGTCACGTACATCCAGACGACGCCGGAGAAGGTCTGGGCCGCCCTGCAGGACCCCGAGCTGACCCGGCAGTACTGGGGCATGCACAAGAACGTCTCCGACTGGAAGGCTGGCTCCCGCTGGGCGCACCAGGACTATGAGACGAACGAGGTGCGCGTCACCGGCCAGGTGCTCGAGTCCGAGCCGCCGAAGAAGCTCGTCCTCTCCTGGGGCTCGCCCGAGGGGCGTCCCGGGGCGGAGCCGCCCTCGAAGGTCACGTTCCTCCTCGAGCCGTTCATGGGCGCGGTGCGCCTGACGGTGCTGCACGACGAACTCGTCGAGGGCGGCGAGACGATGAAGGGCATCTCCCAGGGCTGGCCGGCGATTCTCTCGAGCCTCAAGTCGCTGCTCGAGACGGGGCAGCCGCTGGTGATGACGACGAAGCGCTGGGGCCGTTAG
- a CDS encoding MYXO-CTERM sorting domain-containing protein, giving the protein MRARDAAGNVDETPAARTFRVTGADLALLGSGCSTTGADASLVLLGLGTFTALARRHRG; this is encoded by the coding sequence GTGCGCGCCCGTGATGCGGCGGGCAACGTGGATGAGACCCCGGCCGCGCGGACCTTCCGCGTCACGGGTGCGGACCTCGCCCTGCTGGGCAGTGGCTGCTCGACCACGGGGGCGGACGCCTCGCTGGTGCTGCTGGGCCTGGGCACGTTCACCGCGCTGGCCCGCCGCCACCGTGGGTGA
- a CDS encoding SMI1/KNR4 family protein, producing the protein MATSMSRLLEEVSRDHFPYPPATPEEIEEFERRVGWRLDADLRAFYLHCNGAELIERLPDTPYRILPLSQVVRARVAIFGKKNDDDAHGPASMWVICDIQDGNYVLVDVARQENDHYPLTDGYHEAWPNPKYCGPVASSFSEFLEQVLRTQRGLYWLGE; encoded by the coding sequence ATGGCCACGTCCATGAGCCGCCTGCTCGAAGAGGTCTCCCGCGATCATTTCCCGTATCCCCCCGCCACGCCCGAGGAGATCGAGGAGTTCGAGCGGCGGGTAGGCTGGCGGTTGGACGCGGATCTGCGGGCCTTCTACCTGCACTGCAACGGGGCGGAGCTGATTGAGCGGTTGCCGGACACCCCCTACCGCATCCTCCCGCTGTCACAGGTCGTCCGGGCACGAGTGGCCATCTTCGGGAAGAAGAACGACGATGACGCGCATGGGCCCGCATCGATGTGGGTCATCTGCGACATCCAGGACGGCAACTACGTGCTGGTGGATGTGGCCCGCCAGGAGAACGACCACTACCCCCTGACGGACGGCTATCATGAGGCATGGCCCAACCCGAAATACTGCGGGCCAGTCGCCAGCTCCTTCTCGGAGTTCTTGGAGCAGGTACTGCGCACCCAGCGCGGCCTTTACTGGCTGGGGGAATGA
- a CDS encoding class I SAM-dependent methyltransferase, with product MTARAHSGRTIVEFGTSFGVSTLWLAAAVRDNGGGRVIGTE from the coding sequence ATGACGGCGCGGGCGCACAGCGGCAGGACGATCGTCGAGTTCGGCACGTCCTTTGGCGTCTCGACGCTGTGGCTGGCGGCGGCGGTGCGCGACAACGGCGGCGGCCGCGTCATCGGCACCGAATGA
- a CDS encoding helix-turn-helix domain-containing protein: MLALVARLAGPSVAHLVTRYLVLDERPSQARYMVMEHLRVSDPGLRAVERFIAQNIGRQLSLDELARVAAVSPRTLARRVHASLGVTPHELVQRIRVSRAAHLLETTHASVDDIAAQVGYADAAAFRRVFRRFAGELPRRRRGPTA, translated from the coding sequence ATGCTCGCGCTCGTCGCACGGCTGGCGGGGCCTTCCGTGGCGCATCTCGTGACGCGCTACCTCGTCCTCGACGAGCGGCCCTCCCAGGCCCGCTACATGGTGATGGAGCATCTCCGCGTGTCCGACCCTGGGTTGCGAGCGGTCGAACGTTTCATCGCGCAAAATATCGGCCGTCAGCTGTCTCTCGACGAGCTCGCCCGCGTGGCCGCGGTGTCTCCGCGGACGCTCGCTCGCCGGGTCCACGCGAGCCTCGGAGTGACGCCGCACGAGCTCGTGCAACGCATCCGCGTGAGTCGCGCGGCACATCTTCTCGAGACGACGCACGCATCGGTCGACGACATCGCCGCGCAGGTGGGCTACGCCGATGCCGCGGCTTTCCGCCGCGTCTTTCGTCGATTCGCGGGTGAGTTGCCTCGCCGACGACGTGGGCCGACTGCCTGA
- a CDS encoding tyrosine-type recombinase/integrase, producing the protein MSTNFVDTPLAIKGACETAGIPPLTPGRFQHSVATWAIEKGADPASVAAFLNHKSPSTTRRFYATHAVPTKVPTLH; encoded by the coding sequence ATGTCCACGAACTTCGTGGACACTCCACTAGCCATCAAGGGGGCCTGCGAGACGGCGGGCATCCCGCCCTTAACCCCGGGACGGTTCCAGCACTCCGTCGCCACCTGGGCCATCGAGAAGGGCGCGGACCCAGCTTCGGTGGCGGCCTTTCTCAACCACAAAAGCCCGAGCACTACACGGCGCTTCTACGCGACACACGCCGTCCCCACGAAGGTGCCCACCCTGCACTAG
- a CDS encoding addiction module protein yields MGRQATHPEQVETAPEQLPELERRLAELGADPVGGESWDVVKTRILESL; encoded by the coding sequence GTGGGGCGGCAGGCAACCCATCCCGAGCAGGTGGAGACCGCGCCGGAGCAACTCCCCGAACTCGAGAGACGGCTGGCCGAGCTGGGTGCGGACCCTGTGGGGGGAGAGTCCTGGGACGTGGTCAAGACGCGCATTCTCGAGTCGCTGTGA